In the genome of Streptomyces aquilus, the window CCCCGGCGGATTCGGATTTGGCAGGTTGATTTCCTCGACCAGAATCACACGATCGCAATCCTGGTCACAACTCTGTCCAACAGCCCGAAACCGTCACTTGGACGGGGGGTTATTCATCTGACATTCGGCGAGCAGGAGGCCTCGGAAAGACCGGTGATTGCCGCCGGAAGATCGGCCCTGCCGCGTACCTTCAATTTCCGGTATATTTTTGTCAGGTGCTGTTCCACGGTGCTGACCGTGATGGAGAGCCGGTCGGCGATATCCCGGTTGGTGCGGCCGGCGGCGGCGAGCGCCCCGACGCGGAGTTCGGCGTCGGTGAGTTCGGCCAGCGGCGCGGGCAGCGCCTCCCGGTCGAGCGGGGGCGGCGCGTCCCACAGCGCGACCGGCGGCCCCACCGGCGCGTCGACCTGGGCCGCGTGCCGGGCGGCCTGCGCGTCGGCGCGGGCCCGCCGCAGTTCCAGACCGTCACCGCAGGCGTCGAGGACGCGCTCGGCCTCCTGGAGCAGGCGCAGCCGGTGCCGGGGCGTGCTCACCGCCGCGAGATGGCGCAGGGCGGTGCCGCGGGCCCGGCTGGGCCGCGTGCCGAGCCGGGTGAGGTGTTCCTCGATCCGCTCGCGGGCGTGCCGGCGGTCGCCGAGGGCGATGAGGGCGGCGGCCGCGTCGTTGCGCCAGTCCACGAGTTCCGGGGAGTCGAGTTCCCACTTCGCCATCAGCTCGCCGCACGACTCGAAGTCCCGCAGGGCCGCGCGCGGCCGGTGCAGGGCGAGCCGGAAACGGCCCAGGGCATGGAGGTAGGGCAGGGCGAAGGGCGTGCCGAACATGACCATGGGAACGGGCACGTTGAGAAAGGCCCGCGCGGTCTCGATGTCGCCGGCCTCGGTCGCCGCGCGGATCGCCAGGGCCAGCGGCAGGCCGATCGCGATGCCCCAGGCCTCGGGGGTGACGAGGTCGAGCGCGGTCCTGGTGGCCTCGCCCGCGCCCTCGACGTCACCGCGGCCCAGGGCGGCGGCCGCCCGGATCGTCTCCAGCAGGGCGTGTCCCAGGGGGATCCGCCGGGTGCGGGGCTCGTCCAGCAGCCGCTCCGCCTGGAGCACCGCCCTGTCCAGCCGCTGGGCCCCGATCAGGAAGATCAGTGCCACCAGCGGGTCCGCGAACGGGGTCACGCTGCCGGGGCCGGGCAGCAGCCGGCCGGCGGCGCGGCCCTTCTCGAACTCGACGAGGTCGGCCGCGAGGGTGAGGAACGTACGCGGCGACATGGTGGCCGCCCGGCCCGCCGGTTCCCCCGTCCCCGCCGTCCGCGCGTGGGCCGCCGTACGGGTCGCCGCTCTGGTGCCGCGCCGCAGGCCGGGGCAGCAGAAGGAGAGCCAGAGCCGGACCAGGGCGGGGTCCGAGCGGTTGAGGGCGGGCGGGTAGCCCGCGGTGTCCCAGGCCTGCTCGGGGCCGGCGCCCTCGCGCGCCTCGATGATCCGCAGCAGGTCGTCGGCCTGCGCGAACTCGCCCCGCCACACCTTCTGCTTGACGACGACCAGGGCGTCGGAGCCGGTCAGCTGCCCGGCGCGCACCATCCGGCCGAGCTGCGGGAGGTACCGGGACGCCTTCGCGGGGTCCATGGACCACTGGGCCTCCGCGAGGGCGGCGATCACCTCCGCTTCCTGGTCGGCGTCGGTGCACAGGCCGGAGGCGTGCCGCAGATGGTCGACGGCGGCGGCGAGGTCACCGGCGGCCAGGGCCTCGCGCGCGGCCTCCCGCAGGATGTCGAGCTGCCAGGCGGCTCCGGCCGGGTCGTGGGCCGCGAGGAGCTGCCGGGCCACCACCGCGGCCGGGGCGCCGCTCTCCCGGAGCACCTCGGCGGCCCGGGTGCGCAGGGCGTGGAGGTCCGGTCCGGGGATGTCCGCCAGGACGGTCAGCCGGGCGCGTTCGTGGCCGAACCAGGCGCCCGAGAACAGTCCGGCCGCGCGCAGCTCGGTGATGCTCCAGCGCACGGAGGTCGCGTCCGCCCCCAGGAGGGTGCCGATCAGCGCCGGGGTGACCGACTCGCCGAGGACCGCGGCGGCCCGGGCGACGGCGAGCAGGGTCGGCTCACCGCGGTGGAGACAGCGCAGGAAGGCGTTGCGGAACGCCTCGTGGGGCGTCGGGGCGCCGCGTCCGACGGCTTCCGGGGTGCCGCACGTCGCGGTGTCCTCGATCAGGGCCTCCAGCAGCAGCGGGTTCCCGCCGCTGGTCCTGGCCCACAGCTCGACGGCCTCCGGCGCCGCGGCGCGCGCCGCCGGATGCCCGGCCAGCAGGGCGGCGACCCCGTCGACGCCGAGCGGTCCGATCCGCAGCCGCCGGCAGTACGGCAGGTGCAGGGTCTCGGCGTGCAGCGCCGCGAGGGTCCGGTCGTGGCCGGCGGTCTCGGTCAGGACGACCAGGACGGGCAGCGCGTCGATGCGTCGTACGAGATAGCGCAGGCACTGAAGTGACGCCTCGTCGGCGAAGTGCACGTCGTCGGCGTGCAGGACGAGCGGTCCGCGGCCGGCGAGTTCGGCGACGGAGCGGTGGATGCGCTGCATGAGGGCGCGCGGCACGCGTCCGCTCGCTTCCGCCGCCTTGGCGAGTTCGGTGGCGGCCGGTGGTCCGTCGACGGGGCCCGTCGCCCGCATCGCGGTGACCAGTTGGTCGATCAGTCCCAGTCTGTCGAGGCTCTCGCTCGCGGCGCCGGTCACCGACAGGAAGGTTCCTTGTCTTGCCGTGACCTGCTGGGCCAACGCCCGGACCAGGGTGGTCTTGCCGCAGCCCACGGGGCCGTTGACGATGACCAGGGCTCCCTTTCCGGCCACGCACCCCTCGTAGAGCTCTCGCAGCAGACCGAGTTCTCCGTCCCTTTCATGGAGCTTCACAGGTACCCCCCGTACCTACGCCGACCCGTGAGTATTTGAGGTCAGAACCAAACCGTCTCTGACCTGCAACTACATCGCCAGGATAGCGGCTCATTAGCGCCAGCACGGCAAGATTTCGGCCACTCGGCGAGACGAAAGGGGGCGATTTTCGGACAGCCGACGGCCGATAATTCATAGGGAACTCAAAAGGAAGACACCGAACCCATCGGCGAATAACGGGCGAAGGATTCGCGCCATCAGCCGTGGAGCACCGAACAGGAAAACCGTCGCGAAAGCGGCAACTTTCGCGACGGTCGACATTCCGAAATGCGGTCTCAGCCGATCTGGGCGACGTCGTCCCTGACCCGCTCGGCGAAATCCGACCACAGGTCGGCGAACTGCCGGGCGAGATCGGCCACGATGTCGCTGCAGTGCGGCGGGACGTTGCTGACGATCGCCTCCCACTCCTCCTTGCGCAGCGAGTGCAGGACGAGCAGGCGCAGCAGGTTGCGGCCGGTCTCGGTGAAGCGCAGTGCCGGGTCGGCCTTCAGCCGCTTGATGAGCACGGCGCGGTCCGGCGCCTGCGTCATGTCCGGACGGGTCCGGGGAGCCGGCCGGGCGAGTCGCAGCGCCCCGAACTCCCCGCGGCCGGGCGGCTCCCCGGGTTCGGGCCGCTCCTGCTTGCGCCGGCGCTGCCGGGGCAGCGGGTCCTCGCCGTTGCGCAGCCGGTTGCGGACGTCCCGGGCGGTCTCGGGGGAGATCCCCGCCGCCCGCGCGACCTGACGAAGCGACAGCTCCGGGTTCTCCGTGAGCAGTTCACCCGCCAGGATGCGGCCGGTACTGCCGTCGACCGGCCGCAGTCTGCCGTCCTGGCCGAGCCGCCGCCCCTCCGGTCCCGGCAGCTGGACGACCCGCTTGCGGATCTCGCCGACGGTCCCGGGGGCGATCCCGGTGACCGAGGCGACCCTGCGGTCCGACCACTGCGGATGGGAGACGACGATGCGCTCGGCGGCGCGCTTGCGGTCGGCGAGCGCCAGCGGAAGGCCGTGATGGACATTGAGTTGGACCGCCAGGACGAAGGCCGCGGCTTCGTCGCCGTCGAAGAACCGGGCGGCGATCCTGCTCTCGCCGCGCAACCGGGCGGCCTTCAGCCGGTGGTAGCCGTCGATGACCCGCATCGTCTGCCGGTGCACCGTGATCGGCGGCAGCGGATTCTGCGCCGCCGCGAGTACCTGAATGTGCTCCGTTCTCTCTCCGGCCAACCGTGGCGATCCGGACAGGCTCAACGAGCCGATCTCGACCTCCACGACGGGCTGCTGACTTATTGCTCCCTCGGACTCCACCCCAGCTCCTTACATCCCCACGCTGCTGCGAAAGGCGGTTGCCGTCCACGAAGAAGAATTTCTCGTCCGAGCACGCTTTCTGCCGAAAATCCATCGCCGGTGGTCCGAATGTGGGGGGAGCGATTTCACAAGGTCGACATTTGCATGCTTCAGATGTGACCGAAATTAACAGCCTGACATCCTGGGCGAAACCCCTGCGGTTCGAGCGGTCCTCCCCCCTACCTCTAGGGGGTGTGGGTGTGAGCTGGGCAAAGAGGTGCCCGCGACGCCGTGGGAGCGTCGCGGGCACCGGTCTTCCGGGTCGTACTCAGTGGGGCCGGGGGCCTCCCGGTCCGCCGGGGCCCTGGGGGCCGGGGCCGAAGACGACCGGCCGCGGTCCGGGCCCGGGGCCTGGTCCGGGCATCCCCGGGCCCCCCGCCATCCCCGGGCCGCCGGGACCGCCCGGGCCCTCGGGGCCGCCGGGGCCGAAGAAGACCGGCCCCCCGTGGCCGTGGCCGACCGGTTCCGGGACCCGCTGCTGCGGCGCCTCCTCGACCTCGGCCACCTCCTCGTCGATGAGGGCCGGCGTGGCGAACTGGGTGCGGTACAGCTCGGCGTAGAGCCCGCCGAGCGCGAGCAGTTCGTCATGGGTGCCGCGCTCCGCGATCCGTCCCTGGTCCAGGACGATGATCTGGTCCGCGTCCCGGATGGTGGACAGCCGGTGCGCGATGACCAGGGAGGTGCGGCCCGCGAGCGCGGTCTTCAGGGCCAGTTGCAGGGCGGCCTCGGACTCGGAGTCCAGGTGCGCGGTCGCCTCGTCGAGCACCACCACCGGCGGGGCCTTGAGCAGCAGCCGGGCCATGGCGATGCGCTGCTTCTCGCCGCCGGAGAGCCGGTAGCCGCGGTCGCCGACCATGGTGTCGAGGCCGTCCGGCAGGGAGGCGACCAGCCGCCAGATCTGGGCGGCCCGGCAGGCCGCGACCAGCTCCTCCTCGGTGGCGTCCGGGCGGGCGTAGAGCAGGTTCTCCCGGATGGTGGTGTGCAGCAGGTGCCCGTCCTGGGTGACCATGCCGACCGTGTCGGTCAGCGACTGAAGGGTCAGGTCGCGCACGTCGCGGCCGTCGATGAGGACGGTGCCCTCCTCCGGGTCGTACAACCGCGGGACCAGATGCGTGACGGTGGTCTTGCCCGCCCCGGACGGGCCGACCAGCGCGGTGAGCTTGCCGGCCGGCACGGTGAAGCTGAGGTCGCGCAGCGCCCAGCTGTCGCCGGCCTGCTCGCGCGTCGGCGTGGCGAAGTCCTCCAGGGAGGCCAGCGAGACGTCGGCGGGCCTCGGGTGCCGGAACGAGACCCCGCGGAACTCGACGCCCGGGGCCGTCTCGCGGGCGCTCGCGGGGGGCAGCGCCACCGCGTCGGGCTTCTCGGTGACCAGCGGCTTCAGGTCGAGGATCTCGAAGAGCCGGTCGAAGCTGACGAGCGCCGTCATCGCGTCGGCCTGGGCGTTCGACAGCTGGCCGACCGGTGCCATCAGCCGGGTGAGCAGCGTGGCGAGGGCGACCAGGGTGCCGACCTCGAAGACGCCGTTCACGGAGAGGGTGCCGCCGACGCCGTAGACGACGGCGGTGGCGATCGAGCCGATGAACATGCTCGACAGGAACAGCAGTTTCATCGACACCGAGTTGCGCACGCCGATGTCCCGGCCGCGGGCGGCGAGCCGCGCATAGCCGGCGGTCTCCCGGTCCGGGCGGCTGTACAGCTTGGCCAGCAGCGCGCCGGCGACGTTGAACCGCTCGTGCATGAGCGAGCCCATCTCGGCGTTGACCTGCATGTGCCGTCGGGCCAGGCCCTGGAGCCGGCGGCCGACGAGCCGGCCGGGGAGGATGAAGAACGGGACCAGGACCAGGGAGATCAGGGTGATCGTCCAGGACAGGTAGAACATCGTGCCGAGCACGAACAGGACGGTCAGCCCGGCGGAGACCACCGTGGAGAGCATCTGGGTGACCGCCTGCTGGGCGCCGATCACGTCGGTGTTCAGCCGGCTCACCAGCGCGCCGGTCTGGGCGCGGGTGAAGAAGGCCAGCGACTGGCGCTGCACATGGTCGAAGACCTGCACCCGCAGGTCGTAGACGAGCCCCTCGCTGACCTTGGCGGAGAACCAGCTCTCCCCGAAGCCCACCACGGCTGCCAGGACGGAGACCGCGGCGACCGCGCCCGCGAGCCAGGCCACGGTCCGGTTGTCGCCGGCCATGATGCCGTCGTCGATCAGGTACTTCAGGAGCAGGGGCGGGGCCACCGCGCACAGGGCGTTCAGCGTGGTGCAGACCACGAGGAAGCCGATGGAGCGGCGGTGCCCGCGGGTGTACGGGATGATCCTTCTCGTCGTTCCGGGCTTCGCCCGCTGGGTGTTGTTCGAGGAATCCGGCCCGTCGGACCGGATCATGACGGGTCCGCCCATCATGGCCACGGGTACTCCCTGGGTAGCGTCGCTGCGGTCGGGCGGGCCACTAGCGGGCCGCCTCGGTCTCCTTCATGGCGTCGATGAGGCTCTGCGGACGGAGATCCGTCCAGCTCTCCTCCACATAGGCGAGGCATTCCTTGCGCGAGGCCTCTCCGAAAACGAGCCGCCAGCCATTCGGAATTTCAGCGAATGCAGGCCACAACGAGTGCTGATTTTCCCTGTTCACGAGCACCAGAAAGGTCCCGTCTTCATCATCGAACGGGTTCGCCATTAGTCACTCCCGCGGATCGGATTAATTCCTCGATGGATAGGAAAACCTTAGCCCGAGCCATATGGGCCGAACAAGGTTCACCAATTCGGGGAAACAATCCGCGGCAATAGATATTCACTTTTCACGGGGGCCGGGCGGAGCCGGCTCACAGTCTGACCTGCGGGCGCCCGGCGCGACAGCTCGTCCAACCGGCCGACCCGGGCAGTTGGACACCGGACGACCAGGGTGCGGCGCCTCCGCCGGCGGGGGATGGCGACGGAGGCGCCGCGGTCCGGAATGTCAAGCCACCGTCCAGGGCGGCTAGTTGGTCGCGAGGGCCTCCGTCGGAGGGAGCCGGGCCGCGCGGACCGCGGGGTAGAAGCCGGCCAGTCCGCCGATGGCGAGGGTGGCGGCCAGGCCCCCGGCCATCGCCCACAGCGGCACCAGGGCCGCCCACCCCTGATAGGCGGCGTAGCCGTCGGTCACCCCGATGCCCAGCAGGACACCGCCGAGGCCACCGAGCCCGGACAGCAGCAGCGCCTCGGCGAGGAACTGGACCCTGATCTGGCCCCGGGTGGCGCCGAGTGAGCGGCGCAGTCCGATCTCCGAGCGGCGTTCCAGCACCGAGATGACCATGGTGTTGGCCACCCCGACCCCGCCGACCAGCAGCGCGACCCCGCCCAGGCCGAGGAGCAGCCCGCTCAGCGACTTGTCCGCGGCGTGCTTGGCGGCCAGCGCGTCGGAGGGGCGGGAGACGTTGACCTCGTTGGGGTCCTCCGGGGAGACCGTCGGGCCCAGCACGCTGTGCACCGTCTCGACTTCAGCGTCCTTCGCCCGGGTGTAGACGGTCGTCGGGTAGCCGTCGAAGGACAGTTCCTTCTCCGCGACCGTCCAACCGACGAAGGCCTGGGTGTCAAGGGCGGGCAGCAGTTCGTTGGGGGCCAGCAGCCCCACCACGGTGAACCAGCGGTTGCCGAGCCACACCTGGACGTCCGTCCCGGCCCGGTGGATGCCCAGGCTGCGTGCCGTCTCCGCGCCCAGCACCACGGCCGGGTAGCGGCTGTTGGCGTTGTTGAGCCAGCGGCCGTCGACGATCTTCCCGCCGATGGAGCGCAGCAGGTCCGTACGGGCCGCGCTGACCGTCAGACCGCCCGACTCCACCGCCGGCACCCGGTCGTTGCGGTAGAGCTTCGCGTCCGTGGTGCCCGTCGCGGAGGCCGAGAGCACCTCGGGCCGGTTCGCGATCATGGCGACGGCGTCCTCCGACAGATGGGCGTTGTCGCCGGTCATGGTGGTGCCGGGGGCGACGGTGAGCAGATTGGTGCCGAGCGCCTCCAACTGCTTGTTGAGGTCGTTGGTCGACGAGGTGGAGATGCCCACCACGCCGATCATCGCGGCGATGCCGATCGCGATGCCGAGGGCCGACAGGAAGACCCGCATGGGGCGCGAGCGCAGACCCCAGCCGCCCACCCGGGCCACGTCCGACAGGCTCAGCCGGGCCGCCTTGGGGCGCGGCGGCGGGGGCAGATCGGCCCAGGGCCGCTGCCGTTCGGCCGGCAGCGCCGGATACGCCGTGCTCATCGCCCCACCCCCGTGTACGTCAGGGCCCGCGGCCCCGGTGATCCCGAGTCGTGCTCGATCCGGCCGTCCCGCACCCTGACCTCGCGCGGCAGGGACGCCGCGATGTCCCGGTCGTGGGTGATGACGACGACCGTCGTGCCGGCCTCGTGCAGTTCGTGGAGCAGCTCCATCACCACTGTCCCCGAGCGGGAGTCCAGCGCGCCGGTCGGCTCGTCGGCCAGCAGCAGCGGCGGATCGCCGACCACCGCCCGGGCGATCGCCACGCGCTGCTTCTCACCGCCGGACAGCTGCTGCGGCTCGTGGAAGAGCCGGTGCCCCAGGCCCACCCGGCGCAGTGCCACCTCGGCGACCCGGCGCCGCTCCCGGCGCGGCCGTCCGCTGTACAGCAGGCCGTCCGCCACGCTGTCCAGCGCGGACACCCCGGAGGCGAGATGGAACTGCTGGAAGACGAAGCCGATGGTGCCGGCCCGCAGCGCCGACAGTTCACGGTCGTTGAGGGAGTCCACCTCGTGCCCGGCGATCGCCACCGTCCCGGAGGTGGGCCGGTCCAGGGTGCCCATGATGTTGAGCATGGTGGACTTGCCCGAGCCCGAGGGGCCGACGACCGCGAGCATCTCGCCGCGGTGGACCACCAGGTCCGCCTCGACCAGGGCGGCCACGTCCCCGTACGACTTGCCGACCCCGGCCAGCTCGATCACCGGGTGGGCGGTGACGGTCACTTCGGGACCCCCACGACGGTGCCCTCGGTGATGCCGGTGCCGGAGACCTCGACCATGCCGTTGCCGAACATGCCGAGCTTCACGTCGCGGTACTCGGTCTTCGTCCCGGTCACCACCTCGACCGCGTAGCCGCCGCCCGGCCGCGCGAACAGGGCGCTGATCGGCACCGCGAGCACGTTCGAGCGGGCTTCGGCCGCGAACTCGACACTGACGGAGGCCGCCTGGTAGGCGCCGAGCTTCTTGGCGTCCTCGACCTTCAGCTCCACCGGCACGGTGGCGTTCGAGGAACCCGAGCCCGAGGACTTCTGCTGGTCCCCGCCCTCGCCCCCGGAGTCGCCCGACGAGGTCGGCGTACCGATGTCCGTCACCACGGCGGTCACCGTGGTGTTGTCCGGCAGCGTGACGGTCGACTTCCCGCCCTTCTTCGCCAGGTCCGCGTACTGCACGGGCAGGTCGACGGAGATGACCCGGTCGGTGCCCGTCCAGGTGAGCACGTCACCGGTGAGGCTGTCGCCGACGGCGAGGCCCGCCTTGGCGACCCGCCGCGCGCCGGACGCCACCACCGCGTCGCCGGGCGCGACCTCCCCGGTCTCCGTACGGCCGAGGTCGTCCTGCCACTCCTCGACGGCGGCGGCCGTGTCCGAGGTGTAGTCGGAGTCCACCGTGAAGCCGTCGTAGCCGAGCGCCTTCAGGTTCTTCTCCAGCATCCTGACGTCGCTGCCGCTGACGCCCGGCTTCAGCGTCCGGTACAACGGCACCGAGCCGTACAGCAGCGGCACCGACTCCTGGTTGACCTTGTAGACCGGCTTGCCGCGGGTGATGGTGTCGCCGTCGGAGGGCATCCAGGTGACGATCCCGGCGGCCGCCCCGCCCCCGCCCTGCGCCTGCCCGGACCCGGCCGAGCCGGACGCGGCCGGGGCCTGCACGGCCACCGTGTCGCCGTACCCGAGCTGCCCGTCCAGGGCCTGCGAGCTGGTCAGCGTCGTCCGCTTCACCTGCGTCGTGGCGGGCGGCCCGGACGGCGCCGTCGCCTCCGTCCCGTCGTCCCCGCCGCCGAACACCCCGAGGGCGGCACCGGCCGCGGCCGCGGCGACCACCGCCGCGCACGCGACGACCAGGGCGATCCGCACCCCGCGGCGGCGACGGCGGCGGTCCACCGGCGCCTCGTCCACGGCGCCGCCGCTCCCCTCGTAGGAAGGGGAGGGGATGGCCTCGGGCCGCAGCTCCAGCTCCCCGCCGTCGACGCCCGGCGCTTCCTCGGGGGCCCGCGCGACGGTCCCCTCCTCCTGACTGGTCATCCCTGCGGTCCTCCCATGAAGGCGAGCGTGCCGCCGGGCCGGATGCTGTAGCAGGCCTCGGCCGCCTTCGAGAACTTCGGGTCGTCCCGCCCGGTCAGGCCGGAGGCGTTGGCGTCGATGACGATCGTGTTCCCGTTCACCTGCGGGTCGGGGAAGTTGGGTACGCCGTTCTCACGGATGCACTTCGCCCAGGCGGCGACCTTCGTCGCGTCGAAGGCCCGGCTGCCGGCGGCATCACCGGTGTCGCCCTGGTACAGCAGGCCCTGGCAGGCGGACTGGGCCGACTTGAAGGTCGGCGAGTTCTGGTCGACGCCCTGCGGGATGACGAGCTTCACGCCGCCCCCGCTGTCCTTCTCCGGGTCGGGGAACTCCGAGACACCGTGCTCGCGCATGCACTTCGCGTAGGCCACGCCCGCGCTTTCCGTGCCGCCCGCGCTGGAAGAGGAGGAGTCCGCGCCGCCCTCGCTGGTCACGGTCGCGTCCTTGTCGCCCGACGAACAGCCGGCGAGAAGTGCTCCTGCTGTCATCACGGACAGCACCGCCAGGAGGGGCCCGGTCATGCGCTTCTGATGGTTATTCGGCATACCAGAAGTTCTACGGGGCGCCCGGTCACACCAGGGTTGCAACGGGCGCCCCGCGGGGCCGTTCAGTCAGACCGGTCCCACCCGGCACTTCCCTGTCCGTCCGACGGCACCAGCGCGATGGCGCGGGCGGGACAGCGGGACGCGGCCCTGCGCAGCGCCGGCAGGGCCTCAGGGCCCGCCTCCCGGGCCCGCGGCACGACCAGGCCGTCGTCCTCCGACTGGTCGAAGAACTCCGGCTCGAACAGCGCGCAGGCGCCCGAGCCCACACAGCTGTCGCGGTCCACGCGGATGCCCACCCGGGCGGTGTCCGCGGTGCCTGCGGTGTCCGCTGTGTGTGCCGTATCAGCCGTGTGTGCCGTGTCCGCCACCGGCCTCACCACAGGACCGGCAGCGTCTCGACGCCGAACTGCGGCGCCAGCGACCGGAACCGCAGCTCCTCCACCCCGGCGCCGAGCCGCAGGCCGGGGAAGCGTTCCAGCAGCCCCGTCAGCGCGATCCGCAGCTGGAGCCGCGCCAGCGCCGCGCCGAGGCAGAAGTGCACGCCGAAGCCCAGCGCCAGGTGGTTGCCGGGCTCCCGGGCGATGTCCAGCCGGTCCGCGGTGCCGTCGTCGCCGCCGTACGGGCAGCGGTTCGCGGCGAACACCGAGCACGACACGACCTCGCCGGCCTTGATCAGCTCCCCGCCGATCTCCACGTCCACCAGCGCGGTCCGCGGCGACACGGACGCCACCACCGACACATAGCGCAGCAGCTCCTCCACCGCCCGGTCCATCAGCGCGGGCCGCTCCCGCAGCAGGGCCAGCTGGTCCGGATGGCACAACAGCGCCAGGACCCCGAGGCCGATGGTCTCCGCCGTGTTCTCGATCGAGCCGTTGGCGACGCTCTCGCAGATGCCGGCGACCTCCTCGTCCGACACCGCGTCCCCGTGCTCCCGGATCAGCATCCCGGCCAGGCCCTCGCCCGGATCGCGGCGCTGGGCCGCGGCCAGCTTCCGGAAGTGCCCCACGTACTCCGACGTCGCCGGGTGTCTGCGCGGGCTGTGCCCGGACGCCCGGTGGTCGCCGAGCCGGGACAGCTCGGACAGGTCGTCGCGGGGCAGGCCGATCAGCTCGGCGAGGATCAGGCCCGACACCGGCCGGGCGAAGTGGCGCATCAAGTCGGCGGGGCGGCCGGCCCGTTCCAGCACCTCCAGCCGCTGCTCCACGATCCGCGCCATCATCGGCTCCATTGCCTTCATCTGCCGCACCGTGAACATCGGCGCCACCAGCCGCCGCAGCCGGCTGTGCTCGGCCCCGTCGGTCTGCAACAAACTCCCCGGATGCGGATCGGGCTTGCGGCCGTCCGGCTCGGGCGGCGGCATGCTGGAGAACCGCTCGGCGTCGGCGAGGATCTGCCGCACCACCTCACGATCGGTCACGATCCAGTGGGGCATCCCGCCGGGCGGCCGGAACAGCGGCGCCCGCGCGTTGAGTTCCAGGAGCTCCGGCACCGGGTCCAGGACGTCCCGGCGCTTGTCCACCGGAAGCTCGAACGACTGCGTCATGCGAGTCCTACCTTTCTGACACGGGCTTGTGGTCCGACGTGGGTTCCGGGGTCACGAGGCGCCGGGCGACCTCCCGGCCGATGGTCTCGGCGTGCGTGCCCCGCAGCATCCCGACGTGGTCGGCGGCGATCTCGATCCCCTCGATGGGCTCGGCGATGTACTGCTCCCAGGTGGAGCGGGCCGCCGCGAGCGACACCTGGGCCAGGTCGCCCTGGGTGGCCAGGAACAGCACCGCGCCACCGCCGAAGCGCCGGGGGGTGTGACCCTGCGCCAGCCGGATCATGTGCTCCTTCGTCTCCTCCACGTTGACCGTGAACGAGTCGGCCGGCGGGCTCATCGCCCCGGGCCCGTCGAGCAGGGCCCGCCCCTCCTGGTCCGCGGCGCCGTCGATCCGGACGAGCGTGCCGTCCACGCCGGCCGCGGCGCCGCCGCCACCGCCATCGTCGCCGTCCTGGCGCGGGCCGTCCTCGTCCCTGCGGTGGTGTCCGCCGGGGTAGCCGTCCAGCAGCGCCAGCAGCGCGACCTCCTGCCCCTGCTCCTCCAGCTCCGCGGCGATGGCCTGGGCCAGCACCGCGCCGAAGGACCAGCCGAGAAGCTGGTACGGCCCCTCGGGCTGCACCGAGCGGATCCGCTCGACGTAGTCGGCCACCAGCTCCGGCACGCTGCCCGGCATCGCCCTGCGGTCGGTGAACCCGGGCGTCTGGAGGCCGTAGACCGGCAGATCCTGCGGCAGGTGGCGCAGCAGCGCGGCGTAGGACCAGGCCAGGCCCGTGCTGTGGTGCAGGCAGAACAACGGCGTCCGGGACCCGCCGCGCTGCAACGCCAGCAGCGCGTCGAGGTCGTCCCGCCGCCGCCCGGCCCGCCGCGGCGCCGTCAGCCCGGCCGCGCCGTCCTGCGCCGCGCGCGGCTGCACCAGCCCGTCCGAGGTCCACGCGGCACGCCGCCCGGTACGCAGCATCAGGTCACCGCCGGGCCCGAAGGGATCGGCGACCAGACTGCCCGCGGTGCGGGCCGGGGCCCCGGCGAAGGCACGGGCCAGCGACGGCCCGGCGACGTACAGATCACCGGCCACACCGACGGGCACCGGCCGCAGCCACTCGTCGAGCACGTAGGCGCGGGCGGTACGGGGCAGGGCGAGGGCGGGGACCAGCGCGGAACCCTCGGCTACGGTTTCCACGACCGCGGTTCCCACAACCGCGCTCCCCACAACTGCCGTACGCCCCCCGCTCAACGCGGCCAGCAGCCCGACGAGCAGCTCGGTGACCGGTGCGGTCGCGTCCAAGTGGATCGTCGCGGCGGCCGACTCGG includes:
- a CDS encoding ABC transporter permease; the encoded protein is MSTAYPALPAERQRPWADLPPPPRPKAARLSLSDVARVGGWGLRSRPMRVFLSALGIAIGIAAMIGVVGISTSSTNDLNKQLEALGTNLLTVAPGTTMTGDNAHLSEDAVAMIANRPEVLSASATGTTDAKLYRNDRVPAVESGGLTVSAARTDLLRSIGGKIVDGRWLNNANSRYPAVVLGAETARSLGIHRAGTDVQVWLGNRWFTVVGLLAPNELLPALDTQAFVGWTVAEKELSFDGYPTTVYTRAKDAEVETVHSVLGPTVSPEDPNEVNVSRPSDALAAKHAADKSLSGLLLGLGGVALLVGGVGVANTMVISVLERRSEIGLRRSLGATRGQIRVQFLAEALLLSGLGGLGGVLLGIGVTDGYAAYQGWAALVPLWAMAGGLAATLAIGGLAGFYPAVRAARLPPTEALATN
- a CDS encoding ABC transporter ATP-binding protein, giving the protein MTVTAHPVIELAGVGKSYGDVAALVEADLVVHRGEMLAVVGPSGSGKSTMLNIMGTLDRPTSGTVAIAGHEVDSLNDRELSALRAGTIGFVFQQFHLASGVSALDSVADGLLYSGRPRRERRRVAEVALRRVGLGHRLFHEPQQLSGGEKQRVAIARAVVGDPPLLLADEPTGALDSRSGTVVMELLHELHEAGTTVVVITHDRDIAASLPREVRVRDGRIEHDSGSPGPRALTYTGVGR
- a CDS encoding peptidoglycan-binding protein, which produces MTSQEEGTVARAPEEAPGVDGGELELRPEAIPSPSYEGSGGAVDEAPVDRRRRRRGVRIALVVACAAVVAAAAAGAALGVFGGGDDGTEATAPSGPPATTQVKRTTLTSSQALDGQLGYGDTVAVQAPAASGSAGSGQAQGGGGAAAGIVTWMPSDGDTITRGKPVYKVNQESVPLLYGSVPLYRTLKPGVSGSDVRMLEKNLKALGYDGFTVDSDYTSDTAAAVEEWQDDLGRTETGEVAPGDAVVASGARRVAKAGLAVGDSLTGDVLTWTGTDRVISVDLPVQYADLAKKGGKSTVTLPDNTTVTAVVTDIGTPTSSGDSGGEGGDQQKSSGSGSSNATVPVELKVEDAKKLGAYQAASVSVEFAAEARSNVLAVPISALFARPGGGYAVEVVTGTKTEYRDVKLGMFGNGMVEVSGTGITEGTVVGVPK
- a CDS encoding ferredoxin, producing the protein MADTAHTADTAHTADTAGTADTARVGIRVDRDSCVGSGACALFEPEFFDQSEDDGLVVPRAREAGPEALPALRRAASRCPARAIALVPSDGQGSAGWDRSD
- a CDS encoding cytochrome P450 gives rise to the protein MTQSFELPVDKRRDVLDPVPELLELNARAPLFRPPGGMPHWIVTDREVVRQILADAERFSSMPPPEPDGRKPDPHPGSLLQTDGAEHSRLRRLVAPMFTVRQMKAMEPMMARIVEQRLEVLERAGRPADLMRHFARPVSGLILAELIGLPRDDLSELSRLGDHRASGHSPRRHPATSEYVGHFRKLAAAQRRDPGEGLAGMLIREHGDAVSDEEVAGICESVANGSIENTAETIGLGVLALLCHPDQLALLRERPALMDRAVEELLRYVSVVASVSPRTALVDVEIGGELIKAGEVVSCSVFAANRCPYGGDDGTADRLDIAREPGNHLALGFGVHFCLGAALARLQLRIALTGLLERFPGLRLGAGVEELRFRSLAPQFGVETLPVLW